A stretch of Mastacembelus armatus chromosome 1, fMasArm1.2, whole genome shotgun sequence DNA encodes these proteins:
- the fam83fb gene encoding protein FAM83F, with protein MAESQLTCMEDGHIGVKVPESKPEFYYSEEQRVAIEELLKNGDGAFKTRLKEDDMKDFLSAREIKVLTNTFRLYDSADDSGKATPPSVQGPSRNDADSGVHSTYWPQMSDTEVPQLDNGWPSGGLFRGVTRVAVHTHPPKDNGPHIKEVVRRLIQEATKVIAIVMDMLTDLQILQDLIDAAWRRSVPVYILLDNHGVPHFLDMCTRLQINSQHLRNIRARALQGVGFGLSFGRLPGSLCNKYMLVDGDKVVFGSYSFSWSTSRMDRNMITVMTGQVVDFFDRDFRELYAISEKLDLYKEFHVSPPAANAAATIRSKSAPKRPPLPATTSRFQVSLGDSQNPGIQVPAHKYYNPKYLLMLGELPRPTGSLQEPGPMRGSAVPQEMDQGRPQMTSSEKLERLSPLPSEAVNESFKRHNGVKQDKKHRFSKFFKGKSSSKLSDNCLAKSTCPSPTETNRTDENEDSFEVVVISPSKQTGKKSSKLGQRTESAQDNESVKGRRKAQPQCKVS; from the exons ATGGCCGAATCGCAGCTCACTTGCATGGAGGACGGACACATCGGTGTGAAAGTCCCGGAGTCCAAACCAGAGTTTTACTACAGCGAAGAGCAGCGCGTCGCCATcgaggagctgctgaagaaTGGCGACGGTGCCTTCAAGACACGGCTGAAAGAAGACGACATGAAGGACTTTTTGTCAGCCAGAGAAATCAAAGTGCTGACCAACACCTTCAGGCTGTATGACTCTGCGGATGACAGCGGCAAAGCGACGCCGCCGTCGGTGCAGGGACCCTCCCGCAACGACGCGGATTCGGGGGTCCATTCCACCTACTGGCCCCAGATGTCGGATACCGAGGTTCCGCAGCTGGACAACGGCTGGCCCAGCGGGGGGTTGTTCAGAGGGGTGACCCGGGTGGCCGTGCACACCCACCCGCCTAAAGACAACGGGCCTCATATCAAGGAGGTGGTCCGGAGGCTCATCCAGGAGGCTACCAAG GTGATAGCGATTGTAATGGACATGCTCACAGACCTCCAGATCCTGCAGGATCTGATCGATGCAGCCTGGCGTCGTTCCGTGCCCGTTTACATCTTGTTGGATAACCATGGTGTGCCACACTTCCTGGATATGTGCACCAGGCTTCAGATTAACTCACAGCACCTTCGG AACATCAGAGCCAGAGCCCTGCAGGGAGTCGGTTTTGGTTTGTCCTTCGGCAGACTGCCTGGTTCACTGTGTAATAAGTACATGCTGGTAGACGGGGACAAAGTTGTGTTTGGCTCTTACag tttctCCTGGAGTACGTCTCGCATGGACCGAAACATGATCACCGTGATGACAGGACAGGTGGTTGACTTCTTTGACCGGGACTTCCGTGAACTTTATGCCATCTCTGAAAAGCTGGATCTCTATAAGGAGTTTCACGTTAGCCCACCTGCTGCTAATGCAGCTGCCACAATACGTTCCAAATCAGCACCCAAACGCCCGCCGTTACCAGCAACCACATCCCGCTTCCAAGTTAGCTTGGGGGATTCACAGAATCCTGGCATCCAGGTACCTGCGCACAAATACTACAACCCCAAATACTTGTTAATGTTAGGGGAACTCCCACGTCCAACAGGGTCTCTACAGGAGCCAGGACCTATGAGGGGTTCAGCTGTTCCTCAGGAGATGGATCAAGGGAGGCCCCAAATGACTAGTAGTGAAAAGCTGGAACGACTGAGTCCATTGCCCTCAGAAGCCGTGAACGAAAGCTTCAAAAGGCACAATGGAGTCAAGCAGGACAAAAAGCATCGGTTCTCAAAGTTTTTCAAGGGGAAATCATCTAGTAAGCTTTCAGATAACTGCTTGGCGAAAAGTACGTGCCCTTCACCCACAGAAACCAATCGGACTGATGAGAATGAGGACAGCTTTGAGGTGGTTGTGATATCTCCATCTAAACAGACGGGTAAAAAGTCATCTAAACTGGGCCAGAGGACTGAGTCTGCACAGGACAATGAAA gtGTTAAGGGTCGGCGTAAAGCACAGCCACAATGTAAAGTGTCCTGA